The DNA window TTTTTCCCAGAACTGGAGATCTGCTGCCATGCCAGCCCCTACACCATAAGTTTTTGTTGGTGTGTTTACACTTACGAATATAATGTCGTTATCCCTTATGGCCTGGGCTATATCTTTAGAAAAGAAGAGATTTCTGTTCCTTGTTTCTCTTATCAGATCTTCTAAACCCGGTTCGTATATAGGTAGTCTGTCGGAGTTCCAAGCTGCTATTTTTTGAGCATCGATATCAACCACGGTAACCCTGTATTCTGGGCATTTCTTGGCTATCACGGCCATTGTTGGACCACCTACGTGCCCAGCACCAATGCAAAGTATAGTCCTTTTCCACATGGATTTATACCCCTAAAACTTTTCTAAAATATTCTATTGTCAGTTTTAGACCTTCCTCAATGGGGATACGTGGTTCCCAGGTAAGTACATTTTTAGCTTTTGTGATATCTGGTTTTCTTTGTATGGGGTCGTCTGGAGGCAAGGGATGAAACTCGATCCGTGATCGGCTACCGGTTAGTTTGATTATAAGTTCTGCTAATTCCAAAATGGTAAATTCTCTGGGATTGCCCAGATTAATTGGCCCTGTTATCGCATCAGGTGTGTTCATCAAACGAACTAAGCCTTCGATCATGTCAGACACAAAGCAAAAGGATCTTGTTTGGTCTCCTTTGCCATATACGGTAAGGTTTTTACCCATTAGCGCCTGAACGATAAAATTGCTGACTACACGTCCATCGTTAAGTGCCATTCTCGGTCCGTATGTGTTGAAAATTCTTGCGATTTTTATTTTCACACCATTCTGACGCCAATAGTCCATCATCAAACATTCTGCTGCTCTTTTGCCTTCGTCGTAGCAACTTCTATTGCCTATTGGGTTGACTCGCCCCCAATATTCTTCGGGCTGTGGATGTACTTCGGGATCACCGTAAACTTCGGAGGTGGATGCAAGCAGAATCTTTGCTCGTACCCGTTTTGCTATGCCAAGGGTATTTATAGTGCCCATAACATTAGTCTTTATGGTTTTTATGGGGTTGTACTGATAGTGTATTGGGGATGCGGGGCACGCAAGATTGTAGATTTCGTCGACTTCAAGGTATATGGGGTGAACAATATCGTGCCGAATGAACTCAAAGCGAGGATGATGAAGTAGGTGTCTGATATTGTCTTTGCTACCTGTGAACAAATTATCGAGACAAAGGACTTCATGGCCTTCCGAAATGAGTTTATCGCACAGGTGTGAACCGAGAAACCCAGCTCCGCCTGTTATCAGAATTCTTTTCATTTTTGTGTTGTAGAAAGATTACATTTTGCTAAAAAGTTAGTGCATAATAGTGGAATGTTGAAAGGTTTGTCAAGCATCACAGATGGAAAAGAAGGTAGAAAAAAATAAAGAGGGTAAGCTCTACATTGTGGCTACGCCCATTGGAAATCTGGAGGATATAACTTTAAGGGCAATTAGAATTTTGAAAGAGGTTGACCTTGTTACTGCTGAAGATACGAGAAGAACCAAGATACTTTTTAATAGGTACGAAATTAGAACGCCTCTTATGAGTCTCCACTCCTACAATGAATATAGAATGGTTCCCCTAATTATCGAGAAACTTCTAAATGGCATGTCAGTAGCTTACTGTTGTGATGCTGGTACCCCTGGTATATCTGATCCTGGTTATCTTTTGATAAAGAAGGCGATCGAGAAAAATTTGCGGGTAGTTCCAGTTCCAGGGCCGTCGGCGATTATTACTGCAGTCTCAGTTTCAGGTTTGCCCATGTCGTCGTTCGCCTTTCTTGGCTTTTTACCCCAAAAGTCTAATAAACGGCGGGAGATATTGCAAAAATTCGTTGATGAACAGAGAACCTTAGTCTTTTTTGAATCCCCACGCAGGCTTAAAGTATGTCTGGAAGATATTAAAAAAATTTTGGGTAATAGGAGGGTGGTTATCTGCTTGGAATTGACGAAGATCCACGAGCGGTTTATCCGCGGATATTTGGAGGATGTGCTTTTAGAGGTGGGCGATTATCCCTTAAAAGGTGAAGTAACAGTGGTTGTTGAAGGGGCAAGTGAGAGGGAAAAAGTGTTTGATCCACAATTGGTGAAGAAAAAATTGGATGAATTGAGGAGCAGTACCACGCTTTCCCTTCGCGATTGTATTAAAAAAGTTGCAGAAGAATTGGGTATATCAAAAAAGGAGGTCTACAGGGTTGCTTTGATGAAGGATTTACCTTGAAATAAATTGGTTTCTTGTGGTAGGTGCATATTACACGTTTTTAGGGTCATGATGGGTATGGATGGGCCAAAAGCAGGAGATAAGATTTACGATTTGACAGAAATCATAGAGGAGGCACTTTCTGACAAGGAATTGGAGAGTAAAAAGACACGTATCGCAATTGTTAATTCCACGCTACAAGAGGAGATAGCACGCCGTGTGGAGGAAGTAACGGAAAGAATAGCCCGTGAGATGATCCCAGACATTGTTGAGCGCGTAATTCGGGAAGAAATCGAAAAACTTAAGCGATGAACCTTAATAAGTTCCGCTTTATTGTTCTCTTATTTGTTCTTCTCTTTGTCGGATGTTCCTTTAAGATTCATCATTATCTGGTCCCCGATTACGAGAAGAAACAAATCCGTTTGATAGCTGTTTTGCCGGTGGAGGCAGATTCATGTGATCCTGAACTGGCGGATTTATTGAGGAGAATGATTATAGACGCTCTGTACTTCAAAGGTTATCCAAAAATATCTATTCAAAGTACCGATGAAAAAGTGATTGCATCGAAGCCTGAAGATTTAAATCAGAGACAACTATTAGAACCACATATTGGTGTTGATGCGATTTTGCGAGCGAAACTCGTGGAGCTCTCCACAAAATTTAACTTCATTTTTGCAACAGTGAACATAAGAGTTGATCTCGAATTGTTCAGTACGCGAACAGGTGAATTGTTGTGGGGAACTTCTCTAAAGGAATCGGAGATAGTAATGGATGTTACACCTAGTAGACTTCGTTTAAAAACAGCCCAGTTTTATGAACTGTCGATCCAGACGATAGTTGAAAGGGCTATGAAAACTTTTCCTGAAGCATTTGGTATGGAGGAGGCGTAAATGTTCGAGGTTAGTAGAGCGGCCATTGCTGTTGTGTGTGTTTTTTTCTTGATGGTCACTAATGTACAGGCGGTGCCAACATCTACTCTTAGAATTAGTGGTGAGGCCCGTATTGGGTATCTCGATGGAGAAGTGAAAATTTTGCCTAAAGGAAGTGACTCATGGAGGGATTTAGAAAAAAGGGATCTGCTTAGAGATGGTGATGAGGTAAAACTCGGTAAGAATGCAAGACTTGAAATTGTTCTTGTGGACAATTCAAAAATCCGTTTTGCTGAAGGTACACGATTTAAATTGATTCAAGTCCCTAAAGAAGCGAGCGAGAATACGAGGGTGCACCTTTTAGTAGGTCGAACATGGGTAAATGTTCGTACTGCAGTTGGTGTAAAGAAAAAATTTGAAGTGGCTTGTGACAATGCTGTGGCTGGTATTCGTGGTACCGTATATAGGATGAATGTCCATGAAGACAAATCGGCGCTTATACGGGTTTACGAGGGAGAAGTCGCGGTTTGGGGAGCTTTTAGCCCTTTAGATGTTGATCGAACGGAAGAAATTTTTGGAAAAAAACCTACGCCTGTTGAAGGTCCAAAAAGAGTTCCGGGGCCTACTAGGATAACAATGGAAGAATGGACAGTGCTACTCAAAGCTATGCAGGAGGTATCTGTAAGTAGCGATGGAAAACCAGGAAAACCCCGCATTTTTACTGATCAGGAAGACCGGGACGATTGGGTAGAATGGAACAGGATGAGAGACCGAGAAAACAGGTGATGTTTAGAGATAAGTTAGTTCTGCTTTTGATAATGAATTTTTTGAGTGGCTGATGTGAATCTACCCAACTTGTTTACATTACTGCGTATTATATTTGTTCCAATTATTGTGATATTTCTGATTCAAGAATCCTATTGGAGTGCTTTTGTGTTTTTTGTTTTATCAGGTATTACGGATGGTTTGGACGGTTTTTTTGCCCGGATTCTGAATCAAAGAACCATAATTGGGGCGTATCTGGACCCAATCGCAGATAAGGCACTTGTCATGAGTTGTTTCATTACGCTCTCTGTAAAACATCTGATACCTGGATGGTTAAGTGTCATTGTGGTTAGTAGAGATTGTATTATCTTGGTGGGTATTTGCTTGCTTGCCCTGATGTCAGTGCCGCTTGAGATAAAACCTTCTTACATAAGCAAAGTAACAACTCTCGTTCAGTTGGCCACTATACTTTGGGTTCTCCTGGAGTTGAGCACGGGACACGGTGTTGTGCAAAAGGATGTAGCTCATATTTTATATGGGGTAACTGCTCTGCTGACTACAATCTCGGGACTTGATTATATTCGGAAAGGTATAAAGCTTGTAAACAGTAAAGAATAGAGCAAAGGTGAATCTTTTTGACTTGACAGAAGGAGATTTTGCTGTTAAAGGCTTTTAAAAGGTTATGCAGGCACGTAGCTCAGGGGGAGAGCGCCATCCTGACGCGGTGGATGTCCAGGGTTCAAATCCCTGCGTGCCTACCATTTTGAAGAAAAGGGCATCTGGAGTGGGGATGCCCTTATTTAATGATAGAAAGAGGTAATCACGTGTCGAAAATTAAAGTACGTTGGTCTGATGGTATGGAATGTACCTATGATGAGGGTATAACGATCAGTGATGCGATTACGAAGTGGAAACCGGAAATTATCAAGAATACTGTTGCTGCTAAATTGAATGGCTTTGCCGTAGATTTGTCCACGCCTATTAGTGAAGATGTGACGGTTGAGCCAATTGATATTCACTCGAGGGAAGGTTTGTTGATTTTACGTCATAGTACTTCCCATATTATGGCCCAAGCTGTCCAGGATCTTTTTTCCGGTGTCAAAGTGGCGATAGGGCCTGCCATTGAAGATGGTTTTTATTACGACTTTGATTACGAAAAGTCGTTTACCCCTGATGATTTGGAAAGAATCGAAGGCAGAATGAAAGAGATAATTGCAGCGGATCATCCTTTTGTAAGAAAGTTGCTTAGTAGGGATGAAGCCGTTTCCCTCTTTAAAGAGAGAGGTGAAGTGTATAAAGTCGAACTAATAAATGATCTCCCTGAAGAGGTTAAAATTGTAAGTCTGTATGCGCAGAATGGATTTATTGACCTTTGCCGGGGTCCCCATATTCCATCGACAGGTATGGTGAAGGCGTTTAAACTTCTTAATGTGGCGGGTGCATACTGGCGTGGAGATGAGAGGAACCGGATGTTACAGAGGATATACGGTACTGCTTTTGCCACTGAAGATGAGTTGCAGGATTACTTAAGGAGTTTGGAGGAAGCGAAAAAACGTGACCACCGTAGGTTGGGTCGAGAACTTGATCTTTTCCAGATGAACGAGGAAATAGGGCCGGGGCTCATTATATTTCACCCTAAAGGAATGATGCTACGTTATATTATTGAGGAGTGGGAACGTAAGGAACATATAAAAAGAGGTTATCAAATGGTCATGGGTCCGCAGATACTCAAGGAGGATCTGTGGAAACGTTCCGGGCATTTTGACCATTACCGGGAGAACATGTATTTCACGCAGGTAGAAGGGCAGGGGTACGGTCTTAAACCTATGAACTGTCTCGCCCATATGCTCATTTACAAGTCTAAGATCCGCAGTTATAGGGACCTACCGATCAGATATTTTGAATTGGGTACTGTACACAGACATGAAAAAACGGGTGTGCTTCATGGCCTAATGAGAGCGCGCCAATTTACCCAGGATGATGCTCACATTTTGTGTACACCAGAGCAGTTAAACGATGAGATCAAAGGTATTGCTGATTTTGTGGCTTACGCTATGAAGATTTTCGGATTTGAATATGATGTAGAACTTTCCACAAGGCCAGAGAACTCAATAGGGTCTGATAGGGACTGGGAGCTGGCTACTTCAGCTCTGGAGAATGCCCTTATCGATCTGAAATTGCCATACGAGATTAACAAAGGTGAAGGGGCGTTTTATGGACCTAAGATTGATTTTAAGTTGAAAGACGCTTTAAAGCGAAAATGGCAATGCGCTACGATTCAGTGTGATTTTACCTTACCTGAACGTTTTGATCTGTGGTACGTAGGACCTGATGGAGAAAAGCATCGTCCCGTTATGCTCCATAGAGTTATTCTGGGAGCTATAGAACGGTTTATGGGTGTATTGATTGAACATTACGGTGGTGCTTTTCCCGTTTGGTTATCTCCTGTTCAGGCTGTTATTCTCACCGTAACAGAAAGGCATATACCGTACGCGGAAGAGGTGTATAGACGGTTGACTGATGCGTCCGTACGTGTGGAAAAGTCTTTTGGCAACGAAAAGTTAGGGTACAAAGTTAGAGAAGCCCAGTTACAGAAGATCCCTTATATGCTTGTGATTGGGGACCGCGAGGTAAATGATAGAAAAGTGACGCCGCGGTATCGTGATGGAACAAATTTGGGTCCCATGGACGTGGAGAATTTCGTAGCTCTTGTGAACGAAAAGAACCGTTTATACCAATGATATAAAAAGGAATTTTTAGGGAGGGTTACTATACAGTTCAAAAATTTAAGAGTTAACGAGGAAATAACTGCCCCCGTAGTTCGTCTAATAGCTGAAGAAGGAAAACAGTTAGGTATTTTCTCCATTAGAGAGGCGTTGGAGAGAGCGGCCGAAGCAGGACTTGATTTGGTGGAGGTAGCGCCAACGGCTAATCCACCAGTATGCCGTATAATGGATTATGGGAAATACAGGTACCAGCAGAGCAAGAAATTACAGGATGCTAAAAAGAGTCAGGCTATAATACAGGTTAAGGAGATACGATTGCGTCCAAAAACGGAGGCCCACGATCTCAAGGTTAAGATTAGGCATATTAGGAGGTTTCTAGAGCAAAAAGATAAGGTTAAGGTGACAATGATGTTCCGAGGGCGGGAGATAGTTTTTGCTGACATGGCTTTGAAAACAATGGAGGAAATTGTGGATGCTTTAAAAGACGTTTGTGTTGTGGACCAGCAGCCCAAACTGGATGGTCGAAATATGGTAATGGTACTTTCACCAAAGAGGTAAGGAGATAGAACATGCCGAAACTAAAATCAAACAGAGGAGTATTGAAGAGATTTTCCGTTACAGGTTCAGGTAAGATTAAGAGGAGGAAAGCATTTGCCAATCATCTTCTTTCGTCTAAATCCATGAAGAGAAAGAGGAGGTTGCGAAAGCCTGCTATAGTGGACATAACGAACGCTAACGCTATTAAAAGACTAATGCCATACAGTATCTAAGGAGTGACAACTATGCCACGGATGAAAAGAGCGGTAACTGCGAAGAAGAAGAGAAGAAAAATTCTGAAAATGGCCAAAGGTTATTATGGGGCTCGTAGCCGGCTGATAAGAACAGCAACTGAAGCTGTAAATAGGGCGTTGAAGTACGCTTATCGTGATCGCAGGACGCGTAAAAGGGAGTTTCGTAAACTCTGGATTGCAAGAATTAACGCGGCTGTCAGAAATCATGGTCTTTCTTACAGTAAGTTTATTGATGCTCTAAAGAAGGCCAATGTAAACCTAGATAGAAAGGTTCTCGCTGACATTGCTGTAAATGATCCTTCTGGGTTCAAACACATAGTCCACTTCGTGACAGGAACTTGATAGATGCTAGAAAGCCTAGAAAATATTTTGCAAGAGGCAGTGAGGGAAATAGAGGCCTCATCCACTGAGGAGTCATTGCGTGGCCTGAAAGTAAAGTATTTGGGAAGAAAGGGTATTCTTACGAACATTTTACGAAACATTGGGAAGATACCTGAAGAAGAGAGGGCTAAATTTGGGCAGAGGGTAAATGAGATAAAAGAAATTTTAACAGAAAGAATCGAAGTAGCACTGAAAGAAGTTGTTTCCATCGCTCTTGAGAAACGGTTGAAAGATGAAAAATTGGATGTAACCCTGCCAGGAAGAAGTGCATCATGTGGGCATGTTCATCCCATTACTCATATTCGTATGGAAATCTGTGATATCTTTGGTAGGCTGGGGTACAGTATAATTGAAGGCCCGGAGGTTGAAACTGATTACTACAATTTTGAGGCTCTAAATATACCGAAAGATCATCCTGCGAGGGATATGCAGGGGACATTCTACATAGATGAAGATGTGGTTTTGAGGACGCATACATCGCCTGTTCAAATACGGGCAATGGAGAACATGAAACCTCCGTTCAAGATTCTCTCACCTGGAAGGGTCTACCGACCTGATTCCGATGTTTCACATACCCCGATGTTTCATCAGATTGAAGGTCTTGCAGTCGATGAGGGAATCACCTTTGCAGATTTAAAGGGGACTTTAACGTATTTTTTGCGCCAGTTATTTGGGAGTGATGTCACGCTCCGGTTTCGTCCCAGTTTTTTTCCGTTTACAGAACCCAGCGCCGAAGTAGATATACAATGTGTAGTATGCCAGGGTATGGGGTGTCGTGTTTGTGGTCAGAGTGGTTGGTTGGAAATTTTAGGGTCCGGGATGGTTGATCCAGTGGTTTTTGATAACGTAGGATACGATTCTGAAAGATGGACAGGTTTTGCTTTTGGGCTAGGAGTTGAACGCATAGCAATGTTGAAGTTCGGCATTTCGGATATACGACAATTTTTCGAGAACGATTGGCGTTTTTTGGAACAGTTTTAAATGAAGGTAAGTCTAAACTGGATCAGGGATTTTGTTGATATTGACATGGATGTCGGCGACCTTGCCAACAGGTTAACAATGGCAGGGTTGGAAGTAGAGGGGATTGAAAGTTTTGGCGTTGAATTCAGAAATGTGATTGTAGCCCGTATCGAGGAGGCAAAGCCACATCCATCTGCAGACAAGTTAAAGTTGTGCACTGTCAATACAGGAAAAGAGTTCCTTCCTATTGTATGTGGGGCATCGAACGTTCGAAAGGGTGTGTATGTGGCTCTCGCAAAGGTAGGAGCAACACTACCGGGAGGTTACACTATAAAAAGTGTTAGAATCAGAGGTGAAATATCTGAAGGGATGCTCTGTTCTGAAGCGGAATTGGGGATCAGTGAGGATCATTCAGGTGTCATGATACTGCCTGAAAACCTTCCTCTGGGGATGAACCTTGTTTCGGCTCTTAATCTAGAGGATGTTGTTTTTGAAGTGGCCGTGACTCCAAACCGGGGTGATTGTCTTTCGATTCTCGGGATCGCTCGAGAAATTGCTGCTATTACGGGCAAAAGTGTTAGGTATCCTAGTTTTACAGTTCAAGAAGACGAGGAAGATATACATGACATAACCT is part of the Syntrophales bacterium genome and encodes:
- the infC gene encoding translation initiation factor IF-3; translated protein: MQFKNLRVNEEITAPVVRLIAEEGKQLGIFSIREALERAAEAGLDLVEVAPTANPPVCRIMDYGKYRYQQSKKLQDAKKSQAIIQVKEIRLRPKTEAHDLKVKIRHIRRFLEQKDKVKVTMMFRGREIVFADMALKTMEEIVDALKDVCVVDQQPKLDGRNMVMVLSPKR
- the rpmI gene encoding 50S ribosomal protein L35 translates to MPKLKSNRGVLKRFSVTGSGKIKRRKAFANHLLSSKSMKRKRRLRKPAIVDITNANAIKRLMPYSI
- a CDS encoding SDR family oxidoreductase, whose translation is MKRILITGGAGFLGSHLCDKLISEGHEVLCLDNLFTGSKDNIRHLLHHPRFEFIRHDIVHPIYLEVDEIYNLACPASPIHYQYNPIKTIKTNVMGTINTLGIAKRVRAKILLASTSEVYGDPEVHPQPEEYWGRVNPIGNRSCYDEGKRAAECLMMDYWRQNGVKIKIARIFNTYGPRMALNDGRVVSNFIVQALMGKNLTVYGKGDQTRSFCFVSDMIEGLVRLMNTPDAITGPINLGNPREFTILELAELIIKLTGSRSRIEFHPLPPDDPIQRKPDITKAKNVLTWEPRIPIEEGLKLTIEYFRKVLGV
- the rsmI gene encoding 16S rRNA (cytidine(1402)-2'-O)-methyltransferase, coding for MEKKVEKNKEGKLYIVATPIGNLEDITLRAIRILKEVDLVTAEDTRRTKILFNRYEIRTPLMSLHSYNEYRMVPLIIEKLLNGMSVAYCCDAGTPGISDPGYLLIKKAIEKNLRVVPVPGPSAIITAVSVSGLPMSSFAFLGFLPQKSNKRREILQKFVDEQRTLVFFESPRRLKVCLEDIKKILGNRRVVICLELTKIHERFIRGYLEDVLLEVGDYPLKGEVTVVVEGASEREKVFDPQLVKKKLDELRSSTTLSLRDCIKKVAEELGISKKEVYRVALMKDLP
- the pheS gene encoding phenylalanine--tRNA ligase subunit alpha, which produces MLESLENILQEAVREIEASSTEESLRGLKVKYLGRKGILTNILRNIGKIPEEERAKFGQRVNEIKEILTERIEVALKEVVSIALEKRLKDEKLDVTLPGRSASCGHVHPITHIRMEICDIFGRLGYSIIEGPEVETDYYNFEALNIPKDHPARDMQGTFYIDEDVVLRTHTSPVQIRAMENMKPPFKILSPGRVYRPDSDVSHTPMFHQIEGLAVDEGITFADLKGTLTYFLRQLFGSDVTLRFRPSFFPFTEPSAEVDIQCVVCQGMGCRVCGQSGWLEILGSGMVDPVVFDNVGYDSERWTGFAFGLGVERIAMLKFGISDIRQFFENDWRFLEQF
- the rplT gene encoding 50S ribosomal protein L20, which gives rise to MPRMKRAVTAKKKRRKILKMAKGYYGARSRLIRTATEAVNRALKYAYRDRRTRKREFRKLWIARINAAVRNHGLSYSKFIDALKKANVNLDRKVLADIAVNDPSGFKHIVHFVTGT
- the thrS gene encoding threonine--tRNA ligase produces the protein MSKIKVRWSDGMECTYDEGITISDAITKWKPEIIKNTVAAKLNGFAVDLSTPISEDVTVEPIDIHSREGLLILRHSTSHIMAQAVQDLFSGVKVAIGPAIEDGFYYDFDYEKSFTPDDLERIEGRMKEIIAADHPFVRKLLSRDEAVSLFKERGEVYKVELINDLPEEVKIVSLYAQNGFIDLCRGPHIPSTGMVKAFKLLNVAGAYWRGDERNRMLQRIYGTAFATEDELQDYLRSLEEAKKRDHRRLGRELDLFQMNEEIGPGLIIFHPKGMMLRYIIEEWERKEHIKRGYQMVMGPQILKEDLWKRSGHFDHYRENMYFTQVEGQGYGLKPMNCLAHMLIYKSKIRSYRDLPIRYFELGTVHRHEKTGVLHGLMRARQFTQDDAHILCTPEQLNDEIKGIADFVAYAMKIFGFEYDVELSTRPENSIGSDRDWELATSALENALIDLKLPYEINKGEGAFYGPKIDFKLKDALKRKWQCATIQCDFTLPERFDLWYVGPDGEKHRPVMLHRVILGAIERFMGVLIEHYGGAFPVWLSPVQAVILTVTERHIPYAEEVYRRLTDASVRVEKSFGNEKLGYKVREAQLQKIPYMLVIGDREVNDRKVTPRYRDGTNLGPMDVENFVALVNEKNRLYQ
- a CDS encoding FecR family protein codes for the protein MFEVSRAAIAVVCVFFLMVTNVQAVPTSTLRISGEARIGYLDGEVKILPKGSDSWRDLEKRDLLRDGDEVKLGKNARLEIVLVDNSKIRFAEGTRFKLIQVPKEASENTRVHLLVGRTWVNVRTAVGVKKKFEVACDNAVAGIRGTVYRMNVHEDKSALIRVYEGEVAVWGAFSPLDVDRTEEIFGKKPTPVEGPKRVPGPTRITMEEWTVLLKAMQEVSVSSDGKPGKPRIFTDQEDRDDWVEWNRMRDRENR
- a CDS encoding CDP-alcohol phosphatidyltransferase family protein, which produces MNLPNLFTLLRIIFVPIIVIFLIQESYWSAFVFFVLSGITDGLDGFFARILNQRTIIGAYLDPIADKALVMSCFITLSVKHLIPGWLSVIVVSRDCIILVGICLLALMSVPLEIKPSYISKVTTLVQLATILWVLLELSTGHGVVQKDVAHILYGVTALLTTISGLDYIRKGIKLVNSKE